Proteins encoded together in one Roseibacterium elongatum DSM 19469 window:
- the ppsR gene encoding transcriptional regulator PpsR, giving the protein MNTRGTDFWDYPSPPPIGPEQFNEIVTTAADLAIVLDTAGTVKSVVTNPLNPSLGQLDHWKDRDIREFTAEDSLGKLEAQLTAYREGKKPKVDAIEVNHFDNANWEFPIRYTIHKTGNPDIILMLGRDLRPIAELQHRLVKAQLALEKDYESHRDYETRYRVVMEAVRDALVLVDVASGRVLDLNTVAAQILGAEADALTGSAFTQEFDGRRRGEFLEELVNAAGDEAAGSTTAKTRRGKVEVAIYPTVFRAAGEKTLLCRMEVAGSQESVAAELTQTLTGMYRDGPDAVVFTDNHGVIRSANEAFLGLCDAGQLADVKGKSLGDYLLRGSVDLKVLIENAARHGKMRLYSTRFEGAYGSQLSVEVSATHLAGGGMNGFGFVIRDTSRMEVVREPGGPTQPSPAPMSDDAMRNVMDLVGSAPLKDIVSATTDVVEKMCIETAVELTDNNRVAAAEMLGLSRQSLYVKLRKYGLLHKNGG; this is encoded by the coding sequence ATGAATACGCGTGGAACAGATTTCTGGGATTACCCGTCGCCCCCGCCGATCGGGCCGGAGCAATTCAACGAGATCGTCACCACGGCTGCTGATCTTGCCATTGTTCTCGATACCGCAGGCACCGTGAAGTCGGTGGTCACCAACCCCTTGAATCCGTCGCTTGGCCAACTTGATCATTGGAAAGACCGCGACATTCGCGAGTTCACCGCAGAAGACAGCCTCGGCAAGCTCGAGGCGCAACTGACCGCGTATCGCGAAGGGAAAAAGCCCAAGGTCGATGCGATCGAGGTGAACCACTTCGACAACGCGAATTGGGAATTCCCGATCCGCTACACCATCCACAAAACGGGCAACCCCGACATCATCCTGATGCTGGGCCGCGACCTGCGCCCGATTGCCGAGTTGCAGCATCGCCTGGTCAAGGCGCAGCTCGCCCTCGAAAAAGACTATGAAAGCCATCGCGATTACGAAACGCGCTACCGCGTCGTGATGGAGGCCGTTCGCGATGCACTTGTCCTTGTCGATGTGGCATCGGGCCGGGTCCTCGATCTGAATACGGTTGCGGCGCAGATCCTTGGCGCTGAGGCGGATGCGCTGACCGGGTCGGCCTTCACGCAGGAATTTGACGGACGACGCCGGGGCGAATTCCTTGAGGAACTGGTGAATGCCGCCGGCGACGAGGCCGCGGGTTCGACCACGGCCAAGACCCGCCGCGGAAAGGTCGAGGTCGCCATTTACCCGACCGTGTTCCGTGCTGCCGGTGAAAAGACCCTGCTGTGCCGCATGGAAGTGGCCGGGTCACAGGAAAGCGTTGCGGCCGAGCTGACACAAACCCTGACAGGGATGTATCGTGACGGCCCGGATGCCGTCGTCTTCACTGACAACCATGGGGTCATCCGTTCGGCGAACGAGGCGTTTCTCGGGCTCTGCGATGCAGGGCAACTGGCCGACGTCAAGGGCAAGTCCCTCGGCGACTACCTCTTGCGGGGCAGTGTCGATCTCAAGGTGTTGATCGAAAATGCGGCGCGGCATGGCAAGATGCGGCTCTATTCCACCCGTTTCGAAGGCGCCTACGGCAGTCAGCTTTCGGTCGAGGTGTCCGCGACACATCTGGCCGGTGGCGGCATGAATGGCTTTGGCTTCGTGATTCGCGACACCTCGCGGATGGAAGTCGTCCGCGAACCGGGCGGCCCGACCCAGCCCAGCCCGGCCCCGATGTCGGATGATGCAATGCGCAATGTGATGGACCTTGTCGGGTCGGCCCCGCTCAAGGATATCGTGTCGGCAACGACCGATGTGGTGGAGAAGATGTGCATCGAAACGGCCGTCGAGTTGACTGACAACAACCGTGTCGCTGCGGCCGAAATGCTGGGCCTGTCGCGTCAGTCGCTCTACGTCAAGCTGCGTAAGTACGGCCTTTTGCACAAGAACGGCGGCTGA
- the chlG gene encoding chlorophyll synthase ChlG, producing MSVTTDLTPTQPRKLPEPRAVLTLLKPITWFPPMWAYLCGAISAGVAPSGHWLALGLGVVLAGPVVCGMSQAANDWCDRHVDAINEPDRPIPSGRIPGRWGLWIALAMSGLALLIGLALGPWGWGATVVAVLAAWAYSAEPVRLKKSGWWGPGLVGLSYESLPWFTGAAVLSAGAPAWPVVIVALLYGIGAHGIMTLNDFKALEGDRQMGVNSLPVTLGPERAAKLACVVMAVPQIIVIGLLFAWDRPWYGLAIVVSLILQFYAMSVMLRDPKAKAPWYNGTGVTLYVLGMMVTAFAIRTLEVAP from the coding sequence ATGAGTGTAACGACCGACCTCACCCCGACGCAGCCGCGCAAACTGCCCGAACCAAGGGCCGTTCTGACGCTCTTGAAACCCATTACATGGTTCCCGCCCATGTGGGCCTATCTGTGCGGCGCCATCAGCGCCGGCGTTGCGCCCTCAGGTCACTGGTTGGCCCTGGGGCTGGGGGTCGTGCTGGCCGGGCCCGTTGTCTGCGGCATGAGCCAGGCGGCGAACGACTGGTGCGACAGGCATGTCGATGCCATCAACGAACCTGACCGCCCCATCCCGTCGGGCCGTATACCCGGCCGATGGGGCCTGTGGATCGCCCTCGCCATGTCGGGTCTGGCGCTGCTGATCGGTCTGGCGCTTGGGCCTTGGGGCTGGGGCGCGACGGTCGTCGCCGTTCTTGCGGCCTGGGCCTATTCGGCCGAACCGGTTCGCCTGAAGAAATCGGGCTGGTGGGGGCCCGGCCTTGTCGGCCTGTCCTACGAGTCGCTGCCCTGGTTCACCGGCGCGGCCGTCCTGTCTGCCGGTGCGCCAGCCTGGCCCGTCGTGATCGTTGCCCTGCTCTATGGCATCGGCGCCCACGGGATCATGACACTCAATGACTTCAAGGCACTGGAGGGGGATCGCCAGATGGGCGTCAACTCCCTTCCCGTCACGCTTGGCCCCGAACGTGCGGCGAAACTGGCCTGCGTGGTCATGGCGGTGCCGCAGATCATCGTGATCGGCCTGCTGTTTGCGTGGGATCGTCCCTGGTACGGGCTGGCCATTGTCGTGTCGCTGATCCTGCAGTTCTATGCCATGAGCGTCATGCTGCGCGACCCCAAGGCCAAAGCGCCCTGGTATAACGGCACGGGTGTCACGCTCTACGTGCTGGGCATGATGGTCACGGCCTTTGCCATCCGTACGCTCGAGGTCGCGCCATGA
- a CDS encoding cobalamin-dependent protein (Presence of a B(12) (cobalamin)-binding domain implies dependence on cobalamin itself, in one of its several forms, or in some unusual lineages, dependence on a cobalamin-like analog.), which produces MPDDRQRITRTTAGEAFAAPHVVAGRGMIDGDLRGFAHHAIHLMTKTTYANTNLPKHRLDLMCQAFIDVHDDPRRLVIMRLRQNGVSVEDIVDIIIPAIARSLGQRWADDEISFAEVSIGSARLQETVRALGSPTRAGHLGIGASIPDKPQADPAPRTGDEAEKRVLLIIPRSEHHSLGAFVCADQLRRMDYAVDIAVDQHLRDITNTVRQRRYAMIGITAAGRRALASARDLVQCIRINTVRATPIVLGGSILESRSDLRKLTGVDHVASDMASALALCGLESNGRNALLEVDANE; this is translated from the coding sequence ATGCCCGATGATCGACAAAGGATAACCCGGACAACAGCCGGGGAGGCGTTTGCTGCGCCGCACGTCGTCGCTGGGCGCGGCATGATTGACGGCGACCTTCGCGGCTTTGCCCATCACGCCATTCACCTTATGACAAAAACGACCTACGCGAACACCAACCTGCCGAAACACCGCCTGGACCTGATGTGCCAGGCATTCATCGACGTCCACGACGATCCGCGCCGTCTGGTGATCATGCGATTGCGCCAGAACGGCGTCAGCGTCGAAGACATCGTCGACATCATCATTCCGGCCATCGCCCGGAGCCTCGGCCAACGCTGGGCGGATGACGAAATCAGCTTTGCCGAGGTTTCGATCGGCAGCGCCCGCCTGCAGGAAACGGTGCGCGCGCTGGGCTCCCCGACTCGCGCCGGACACCTTGGCATCGGTGCATCGATCCCCGACAAGCCCCAGGCAGACCCCGCGCCCCGAACCGGCGATGAGGCGGAAAAGCGCGTGCTTTTGATCATCCCGCGATCCGAACATCACAGTCTGGGCGCGTTCGTCTGCGCAGACCAGCTCAGGCGGATGGATTACGCGGTCGACATTGCGGTGGACCAGCATCTCAGGGACATCACCAACACCGTGCGGCAAAGGCGTTACGCAATGATCGGTATCACGGCCGCGGGGCGCAGGGCGCTTGCATCGGCAAGGGATTTGGTCCAATGCATACGTATTAACACGGTGCGCGCGACCCCCATTGTACTTGGCGGCTCCATTCTGGAGTCGAGATCCGATTTGCGAAAATTGACGGGCGTGGACCATGTGGCGTCTGACATGGCGTCGGCATTGGCGCTGTGCGGACTTGAAAGTAACGGGCGCAATGCCCTTCTTGAGGTGGATGCAAACGAATAA
- a CDS encoding BCD family MFS transporter: MTLTWVQIVRLGLVQMALGAIVVLTTSTLNRLMVVELALPAVLPGLLVALHYGIQITRPQWGYKSDTGGRRTRWIIGGMGMLALGGLGAAYGVVMMESSFTLGLIISILAYAAIGVGVGASGTSLLALLATATADHRRPAAATITWLMMIVGIAVTAGVSGQFLDPYTPLRLMQVVATVTGLAFVITALAVWGIERTVVARAEPEAAPFLEGMKEVWAERKARLFTIFVFLSMTAYFMQELILEPYSGLVFEFTPGQSTSLSGAQNGGVFLGMVVVGLAGTALRFGSLKAWVIAGCIGSAGALVLITSLGQIGPEAPLVPAVVLMGFFNGMFAVAAIGSMMALAGEGRDAREGTRMGLWGAAQAIAAGFGGLAGAAMVDSMRGFLPDPTAFGAVFLFEAVLYLASAYMAVRVMDRHPAIGPARAAVPGE; the protein is encoded by the coding sequence ATGACCCTGACCTGGGTGCAGATTGTCCGACTTGGCCTTGTACAGATGGCCCTGGGCGCCATCGTGGTTCTCACGACCTCGACCCTCAACAGGCTGATGGTCGTCGAACTGGCCTTGCCGGCCGTACTGCCCGGTCTGCTGGTCGCCTTGCATTACGGAATCCAGATTACCCGCCCGCAATGGGGCTACAAGTCCGATACGGGGGGCCGCCGGACCCGCTGGATCATCGGCGGCATGGGAATGCTTGCCCTCGGCGGCCTTGGCGCTGCCTACGGCGTGGTGATGATGGAAAGCAGTTTCACCCTCGGGCTGATCATCTCGATCCTTGCCTATGCCGCGATCGGTGTCGGGGTTGGCGCGTCGGGCACTTCCTTGCTGGCGCTGCTGGCGACGGCAACCGCCGACCATCGTCGCCCTGCGGCGGCCACCATCACCTGGTTGATGATGATTGTCGGCATCGCGGTCACGGCCGGGGTCTCGGGGCAGTTCCTCGACCCCTATACACCCCTGCGCCTGATGCAGGTGGTCGCCACGGTGACCGGCCTTGCCTTTGTCATCACCGCCCTTGCGGTGTGGGGGATCGAGCGCACGGTCGTCGCCCGCGCCGAGCCCGAAGCCGCTCCTTTCCTCGAAGGCATGAAAGAGGTCTGGGCCGAACGAAAGGCCCGTTTGTTCACGATCTTCGTGTTCCTCAGCATGACGGCCTATTTCATGCAGGAGCTGATCCTGGAACCCTATTCGGGCCTCGTGTTCGAGTTCACGCCGGGGCAATCGACCTCGTTGTCGGGGGCGCAGAATGGCGGGGTGTTCCTCGGCATGGTCGTCGTCGGCCTGGCCGGGACGGCTCTGCGCTTCGGGTCGCTCAAGGCTTGGGTGATTGCGGGGTGCATCGGCTCGGCCGGGGCGCTTGTGCTGATCACCAGCCTGGGCCAGATCGGGCCCGAGGCACCCTTGGTGCCGGCGGTAGTGTTGATGGGGTTCTTCAACGGCATGTTCGCGGTGGCGGCCATCGGCTCGATGATGGCCTTGGCCGGCGAAGGGCGCGACGCGCGCGAAGGCACCCGGATGGGCCTTTGGGGCGCGGCCCAGGCGATTGCCGCCGGTTTCGGCGGGCTTGCCGGTGCGGCGATGGTCGATTCCATGCGGGGGTTCCTGCCTGATCCAACGGCCTTTGGCGCCGTGTTCCTTTTCGAAGCGGTCCTGTACCTCGCCTCGGCCTACATGGCCGTGCGCGTCATGGACCGCCACCCTGCCATCGGCCCTGCGCGGGCCGCCGTACCGGGAGAATGA